From the Peromyscus leucopus breed LL Stock chromosome 8b, UCI_PerLeu_2.1, whole genome shotgun sequence genome, one window contains:
- the LOC114693214 gene encoding C-type lectin domain family 10 member A-like yields the protein MTYENFQNLGNEEKTQETGPAAPPKSFLQNIFSWTGLLLFSLGLGFLLLVVISVIGSQNSQLRRDLGTLRATLDNITSNTKAELQALTSRGDSLQERISSLKVEVEDHRQELLAGRGLSQNVSSLESMVVKKEQAFKTGLSDITESIQQLGKDLKTLSCELASLKNNGSKMACCPLHWIEHEGSCYWFSQSGKSWPDADKHCQLQNSHLVVVNSLEEQKFIHDHKGPAHTWMGLTDQNGPWRWVDGTDFDNGFKNWKPLQPDNWYGHGLGGGEDCAHFSEDDGRWNDDVCQKLYRWICETELGKGS from the exons ATGACGTATGAAAACTTCCAGAACTTGGGGAATGAGGAGAAAACCCAGGAGACTGGACCag CGGCTCCCCCCAAGTCCTTCCTGCAGAATATCTTCTCTTGGACcggcctcctcctcttctccctgggTCTCGGCTTCCTGCTGCTGGTGGTCATCTCCGTGATTGGATCCCAAA ATTCCCAGTTAAGGAGGGACCTAGGCACCCTGAGAGCCACTCTAGACAACATCACCTCCAACACGAAGGCTGAACTCCAGGCCCTGACCTCCAGGG GTGACAGCCTGCAAGAGAGGATCAGCTCTCTGAAAGTGGAGGTGGAGGACCACAGGCAGGAACTGCTGGCAG GCCGAGGCTTGAGCCAGAATGTTTCTTCTCTGGAGAGCATGGTGGTGAAAAAGGAACAGGCATTCAAAACAG GTCTGTCTGACATAACGGAGAGCATCCAACAGCTGGGCAAGGACCTGAAGACCCTGTCATGCGAGCTGGCCAGCCTCAAGAACAATG GCTCCAAAATGGCCTGCTGCCCTCTTCACTGGATCGAGCATGAAGGCAGCTGCTACTGGTTCTCTCAGTCTGGGAAGTCATGGCCTGATGCTGACAAGCACTGCCAGCTGCAGAATTCTCACCTGGTGGTGGTCAACTCCCTGGAGGAGCAG aaATTTATCCATGACCACAAGGGCCCTGCGCACACCTGGATGGGCCTAACGGACCAAAATGGACCCTGGAGATGGGTGGATGGGACCGACTTCGACAATGGATTCAA GAACTGGAAGCCATTGCAGCCAGATAACTGGTATGGACACGGGCTGGGAGGAGGCGAGGACTGTGCCCACTTCTCTGAAGACGATGGTCGCTGGAATGACGATGTCTGCCAGAAGCTGTACCGCTGGATTTGTGAAACAGAGCTGGGCAAAGGCAGCTAA